CGCCTTCGGCGCGTCGGCGGCGTCGCGCAGTGTGACCGTCACCGAGGCGGCCTCGGAGACGATGTCGCGCGGCGTCACCTGCGCCTTGCGGAACTCCGGCCGCAGGCTGTCGGCGATGTCCGACATGCGCTGGCGCACCACGCCGCGCATGTCGACGTCGAAGACGAGGTGGACGCCGCCGCGCAGGTCGAGTCCGAGATTGACCACGCCGCCGGCGTACCAGTCCGGCAGGTAGCGGCCGATCGCGGCCGGGATGATGTTGGGCAACGACAGGAGGATCGACACCAGCGTGACGCCGATGATCGTCCAGTTCTGCCAGCGAGGAAGTTGCAGCATGCTATTCGTGGCCTCGCGGCGTCCAGGCGCCGGTTCGACGCGGGCGCGGGGTTCCGCGCCCGCCGCGCGCTAGTCCTTCTTGCGGCCGAACAGGCCGCCGAGCAATCCGCCGCGGGCCACCGGGGCGTCCGACGGCTTGGTCTCGATCATCGGCTTGACGTCGGCGTCGTCGTCCTTGGCGCCGCGCACGGATTCGTTGCGCGCCAGGATGCTGGCCACGGTCGACTTGATGATGCGCACGCGCACGCCCTCGGCGATCTCCACCTGCAGCTCCTGCTCGCCGATGACGCGGGTGACGAGGCCGATGATGCCGCCCTGCGTGACCACGCGGTCGCCGCGCTTGACGCTGGCGATCAGCTCGCGCTGCTCCCTCATCTTCTTCTGCTGCGGACGGATCAACAGGAAGTAGAAGACGCCGAAGATCAGGATCAGCGGCAGAATCTGCTCGAGTCCCCCAAGGCCGCCGCCGCCACCCGTCTGGGCGTGCGCCTCCGAAATGAACATGCCGCGCTCCTGTTTCGTGGATTCGATTTGGCCCCGGCCGGTCGGCGGGGCGGTAAAGAACGGCGGAATATACCCGTGCGCCCCCGCATTGCAACGCATATGGGGGGCCGCGTCGCCGATGTCACGGAGGGCGAATCCGCTTTGCCGGACAAGGCTTTATGGATAGGTTGCCGCCTCTTTCGACAGCCCGCGCCGGACTTCGCTCCA
The genomic region above belongs to Rhodospirillales bacterium and contains:
- the yajC gene encoding preprotein translocase subunit YajC codes for the protein MFISEAHAQTGGGGGLGGLEQILPLILIFGVFYFLLIRPQQKKMREQRELIASVKRGDRVVTQGGIIGLVTRVIGEQELQVEIAEGVRVRIIKSTVASILARNESVRGAKDDDADVKPMIETKPSDAPVARGGLLGGLFGRKKD